Within Diospyros lotus cultivar Yz01 chromosome 15, ASM1463336v1, whole genome shotgun sequence, the genomic segment CGACACGTTCTTCTAAGAGTAAAAATTCCTCTTGCATCGGATATTACATCGACGTTCTGTTTTTAAGATATATACAACAatctttttgaaaattcttgtgTAATAGAATCACTCTTATAAATTCCTTTTATCCCACAcgttttaagaaaatatatataaattatatgttagTAAAATGGGCTTGGATGATGATTTTTGTCTGTTAAATTTTTCTGTTAGAaaatggtattattattattattttgtagtgtttcttggttattttaaagaaaaaacaaaagagataatttaatgatttatttaatattactatttactataaatacaagtcaaaccAACGACAGAAAACTAGGAAACCAGTGCGCTCTACTTTAAATTTGACATAATATTCTTCCAAACGATAAGATCAAGCTTCCAAACGTTAAGGCTTACTTTCACAAAGAAGCTAATTCTTGTCGCGGATTTTGATAcgattttaataataatagggATTCGAAAGAAATAGGCTTAGGCCATCTCCAACGCTAGCTTCAAATCCTTGCTAAGTCAAATTTTGAGGAGAAAATCATTGAAAACCTCTCCAATAGGCATTGTTATGTAAATATCACAtagacttatatatatatatatattatatccataatgacaaaggaaaaaaagataACAGGCATTGTTATGTAAATATCATATTTGGAAACGcctatatcatcatcatcatcatcattatttatgTATGGCATTCTCCAGCTTTTAAACTTTTCACATCATTATCTCGACTTGTTTACATATAATTACAAAGGTATATATCGTATTTAGAAACCCACATCGTCGTCATCATCATCTGCTGCACATGATGAAGCCCTTCTATTTGGCAACCCATCCAAGGGGGAAAGAGAACGTTGCGATTCCCACACAGAGAGCCCATTGTTTGAGATCCAGCCTTTCCATATGAGAGAGAACCGCCATAATCTCCATGAATGCTACTTGCAAGATAGCCATAGCCGCAACAAGGACCCAAAACATGTTATTCTTCATTCTTCCACATTGGATTCCTCTAGCATTGATCAATACAATGACCTGGCAGGTCACGTAAAAGTTGAAGATCATGGCTTCCAAGACCTTTTGATTTGTGCCCAGAATCCATTTCCCCTTGAAGTAAAGGATCAATACAACAGTGACTTGGTAGCAAGCTTGAACAACTATGTTTGTCCACACCCTCTTGGTTAAATATTGAGATCCCTTTTCACCCAAATTTGGTCGGTCCACCGCAATCTCTGTAATTGGTGATTGCTGTGCTAGAGCCAAGGCACCAAAAATGTCCATAATTAGGTTAACCCACAAGAGCTCCAAAAGCCCAATTGGCTCCCGCATGTTGGAAAGTAGAAGAATGTAGTTTATGGTGAAGGAAGAAATATTGATAGTGAGTTGCAACTGCACAAACTTTTGGATATTCTTGCAGACACACCTTCCAAACCCTAAAATGGGGAAGATATTAGTGACAGATCTATGGCCCATTATGATGACATCCGAGGCCTCCCTGGCCAATTCTCCAGCATTTTCACCCACTGAAAAGCCTAAATCTGCTTCTTCTAGCACCGGAGAGTCCCTGGAAGAGGCTCCTGCAACAGCCACGACTTGGCCTTTCTTCTTCAGGCGCTGCAACAACAGTAGCTTATCGGACGGGGAGGAGCCGGCCATTACACGGATCCGATCTGCCATCTTTAATTGGTCACTTTTGGATAGGTTTCGAAATTCTGATACTCTTTCGATCACTATTCCGTCTTCCATGTGAATTCCAGAGTTGTTGGCCATTAAAGTTTCAGTGTTCAGATCATCATCTACAACCAGCTTGATATCTATGCCATATTCTTTATATGCTTCCATATTCAAGTTCATTAAATCACTGGTTTTTCCCAAGAAAACGGTGGTGATCAAGCCCAATGTTGCAGAAGCTGAAAGGTTTTGGACTTTGGCTTGATACTGCTCCATTAGTTTCCTTGCTGCATACGCTAGAGACAAAGAGATTCCCAAGGCAACCCATcgaagaaaagatcaataagcAAATCATTGCAACCAAGCGATAAAACCTGAACCCTTGCTTCATCATTAGTTTTGTGAACTCTTCCATTATCTCCTCGACTGTGTCCTTCACACCTATGGGATTGGGATTGTGATCTTTATTGCTTTTGAAAGTGTTGTTCTTTATGAAGcatcaaataaggcccaaaggTTGGGGGGCCACTTGGAAACCGTGGGTGACCTTTGGGCACCCACTGGAGGGCCATTTTGGCAGCCACctttggcccaagcccaagtcctTTGCCTTTTGTCTTTTGTCGCGTAGCTTGCTGCAGATCATCCCTCGCACGATTTTATCTGAGTCGTTGCTGTTGCCTTTATCCTTTGCCATCGTAGCCGTCCAGTTGCATTATTTATCACGCGCCTCGAGATTGATGAAGTGATCgaggaagatgaaagaaaagaaaggggtTGGCCGAGAGTCTTTcattttagggtttttactctgTCTCTGTGTAAATCCTTTGTACAGTCTTCGTCTTCATCTCTATTCATATGTGTTCTCTGGTTCGTTTAAGGTAAGCTCCTAACCTGTATTGAGTGGTTTTGAGCGTTTTGTTTAGAGAACCAGGGTTGTTTTGTTTTGGTCTTGTGTATGAGTGTAATCGGATTGAATCATATAGTGGAGcgagctcttctcaccggagctcaagtggacgtagcccctaTTTGGGATAAACCACTATAAACCTTGTGCCTCTTGTTTtcgtttatgttatttttaatatttgctGTGTTGTGTTTATACTCTCGGCCATTATAGTTGTTTCAGCAGTGCTTGATTTTGACTGTGTAAGGAGACttgctatttttgttttattcgtaacaatggtatcagagcttccAATTTGCGTATCCTAGGGTTTTTTCTGAGTCAAAATTGTGTCTGATTCTTTTTTCCCGAAATCTAgggtttcctttctttctttgtaaAGGTGTTGTTTTAAGTCCTAGGGTTTTTCTGAGGAGACTTTGTCAACGGGTGTTTGCTGTACAAGTCTCAGTCAGTAATCTAGGgtttattttttgggcattttttgtGCAACACGAAAATGACATCAACCCTatttgaaatcggtacattcGATGGAAAAAGGGATTTCAGAAgttgaaaaaaaagataagggtttttctttctcatcacaaagtgcttatagcacttgaGCCAGATGGCCTTAAATGGTCACCTGAGCAGCTAGCTCGAACTgatgaaatcagagaagaggcTTTCAATTTGATATTCCTCTATCTCGGTGATTCTATAATTCGTAAGGTTGATTGTATATCTCTACCCCTTAATCTCTGGAATAGATTAGAATCTTATATTCTGTAATGTCTACTCCAAATTTGGTtttatttaaaaggcatgttgtttaactttaagatGAATACCTCTAAGTCCATGGATGAAAACATCGATGAATTTACTAGACTTACTTTGTTATTAAGAGGTACTGATCAGGTTTTAGGTAATACTAGTGAAGCtatgattttgttaaactcattacctgatgattatgatgttgtaaAACATGCTTTACGTTATACTAGTATAGTCCCTAGTATGGAACTTGTTATTTCTGGTATTAAGACTAGGGAACTAGAACTTAGCACATCTAAGAAAAAAGGGCAATAACTTGTTTGTAAAAGGAAATgctaataaaagaaattatacagGGAATGCTGAACAATTTAATGGGTCAGGgcaaaagggaaaaaagaaagataagaagggaaaacaataACAAACAAAATGGAAATGTTACCACTATGGAAAAGAGtgacatataaagaaatattgttatgattatttgaaaaaatagaaaataggctGTAATATAACTGTGGCAGCAAGTAGTTCTAACTATTTAGCTGATGTGCTTAATGTAtctatttgttttgttaaaaatgaatggattatggattctgactgttcttttcatatgtgttCTAATATTGATTGGTTTCATAACTTTAATAACAGGGAAAGTGAAATAGTTTATATGGGTAACAACCATTCATGTAGTGTTCAAGGTAAAGGAGATATTACTCTTAAGTTGCATGACAACAAAGTAAGAACACTcactgatgtaagatatgtacctagtcttaaaagaaatttgatttctctcgatactcttgatgagttaggattTTCTTACAAAGCTGAAAATGGTTCTATGAATGTTTTTAAAGGAGAAGATTTAATCCTAACTGGttcaaagaaaaatggtttatatgttttaaatggttgttTTCACTCCTCTGTTAAATCAAACTCTGCATGCTATGTTAACATTAATAAGACAGAACTATGacacttgagacttggtcacatgagcgTAAAAGGTTTGCAAgcactgtcaaaccaaggatACCTTGGTTCAGTGTCTGTTGAGTCCCTCGATTTTTGTAAATCATGTGTGCTAGGCAAGCAACACAAgatgagtttccataagggaactcaTTTGGCAAAGGCATGCCTTAAGTACTTACATGCAGATCTGTGGGGACCTTCCCAGGTTCCCACTCATGACGATAACAAgtattttctctctatcatAGATGACTTTACTAGGAAGGTGTGAGTATTTCtgttaaaaacaaaagatcaaaCATTAGAGAAATTCAAAACATGGAAGATCTTAATAGAAAATCAAGCTGATAggaaaatcaaaactcttagaacagataatgggttagaattctgtaacaaagagtttgatgaataTTGCAACTCTCAGGGTATACTTAGGCATAAAACTGTTAGGAACACACcgcaacaaaatggggtagctgaaagAATGAACCGAACCCTTCTTGAAAAAGTGATGTGCCTTTTGTTCACTTCTGCTTTGCCTAAATCCTTCTGGGGAGAGGCATTAGTAACAGCTTCACACCTAGTAAATCGAAGTCCTTCTACTGCCCTTAATTttaaatgccctgaagaaaagTGGACTGGAAGAAAATCAAACTTAGAATACCTAAGAATTTTTGGCTGTGAAGCCTATACTCACCAATTTGAAGGTAAGTTGGAACCTAGATCCACaaagtgtgtttttgttgggtatCAGGAAAGGACTAAGGGATATAGGCTATGGGAAATACAGTCTAAGGgtgttagaattattattagttgtgatgttatatttaatgaagttGTATTCCCTTGCAAATTATCTAACACAGAAGAAACAAACCAACATAGTAACACATAATTTTATCAGCTTAAGAGGAACCCTAATTGAGGTGGAGCACCCAGCTATAAACGATAACCCACCTGGTGCTCCAGTTATACCAAAACCACAACCAGAAGGTGATCCCTCACCCATATCAAACTTAGACCAGACCTCGAATCATGAGActgatcatgaggaacaaaatggtgAAACTGAGATTGAGGGGGAGCAGCATGACTCCCCTCAACATGATCTTGGTGATTACCAACTTACCTGAGATAAAAGAAGGAGGACTGTAAGACCACCTGCTAGGTatgttttttcaaatttagtATATTGTGCCTTGGTGGCAGGTGTTGAAatgaggagcagtgagcctttctcttatgaggaggctgtcagcttTAAGGAAAGTTAAAAATGGCAGCAAGCCATGGATGAAGAAATGGCCTTCTTGATGGCCAACAAAACTTGGATTCTTGTCCCTTGTCTAGCAAATCAGAAGTTGATCCAGTGTAAGTGGCTGTTCAAACTAAAAGAAGGTATGTCTTCTAAtgaccctattagatataaGGCAAGACTAGTAGGTAAAGGGTTTACACAAAGGGAAAGAATAGACTATACAGAAATGTTTTCTCCCGTGGTTAAATTTAAGACAATCCGCATGATGgttgcagttgtagttcaatttgatttaaaacttgaaCAGTTAGATATTAAAACtgcatttttgcatggagacCTTAATGAACACATTTACATGGTTCAGACTACTGGTTATGTTGTTTCAGATAAATCTGATCATGTCTGtttgttgaaaaaatctttgtatggcttaaaacaggccCCAAGGCGATGGTATaacaaatttgataattttgttctagGGGCTGGTTTTGTTAGAAGTCAATATGACAATTGCTTTTACTTTATACTCTCTAATATTCCTGATTATCTActgttatatgtagatgatatcctactaattagcaagtctaagtcaaagattaaggagctaaaataaatgctaaatgcaacatttgatatgaaagacttaggcctgctaagaaaatattaggaatgaaaattgagagaaatagaagcaaTAATAGCCTCAAAATACATCAGCATGATTATTTGGTAAAAACTGTTCATAAGTTTGGAatgcaaaattgtaaaattGTTATAGTTCCTTTGGCtagacattttattttatctaaatctTAGTGTCCCACATCCAATtctaaaattgtagaaatggAAAATATCCCTTATGCAAATGTAATTGCAACAATTATGTATTCAATGATAAGTAACAGGCCCAaccttgcatattcaatttctTTACTCAGTCAATATATGTCAAACCCTGGAAAACTTGATTGGGATGCTTTAAAACATTTGCTTACGTACATAAATGGTTTTGTATGtattggtttaaattttaagaaaatgttcGATACACTTGATCTTATTGGGTATGTtgactctgattttgcaggGGATAGAGATTCCAAAAAATCCACTACTGCCTTTTATTTTACCTTGGGTGGAAATTGTATTAGCTGGAAGTCTCAGCTACAGCCACTTGTTGCCTTGTCCTCTACTGAGGCGAAGTACGTGGTTGTAACTAACTCCTTCaaggaagccatatggctttAAGGTATTCTCAAGAAAATTcacttgcttcaaagcaaagtggTGGTTTTCTCGGATAGCCAAAGTGCCATCCACTTGTCCAAAAATCCTGTGTATCATGATCGAACCAAACATATGGATGTGAAATATcattatgtaagggaaatgataGCCAATGGAACTGTGGATATCAAGAAAGTTTCTACAGCCAACAATCCTGCTGACATGGGCACCAAGGTATTGACTGCAACcaagttcaagcattgcttgaATTTGTTGCATATTGATGATGGCTAATTCTTCAGCCATCCAGAGCAGTGAAAgtgagaattgtagcatgctgCACTCATATGTCAGATCTGATTTCCTAGtcatttgatgcttcaaggtggagtttGTTGTTATTTATAAAGCATCAAATAAGGCCAAAGGTTAGAGGGCCACTTGGCAACCGTGGGCTGCCCTTTGGGTGCCCACTGGAGGGCAATTTTGGCAGCCACctttggcccaagcccaagccctttGCCTTTTGCCTTTTATCATGTAGCTTGCTGCAAATCATCCCTTGCACGATTTCATCTGAGCCGTTGTTGTTGCCTTTATCCTTTGTCATCGCAGTCGTCCAGTTACATTATTTATCGCGCGCCTCGAGATTGATGAAGTGATTAGGGAAGacgaaagaaaagagaagggtTGACCAAGAGTCTTTcattttagggtttttactctgtgtgtgtgtgtgtgtgtgtaaatccTTTGTAcagtcttcatcttcatctctgTTCATATGTGTTCTTTGGTTCGTTTAAGGTAAGCTCCTAACTTGTATTGAGTGGTTTTGAGCGTTTTGTTTAGAGAATCAGGGTTGTTCTGTTTTGGTATTGTGTATGAGTGTAATCGGATTGAATCATATAGTGGAGCGAGCTCTTCTCACcagagctcaagtggacgtagcccctatttggggtgaaccactataaaccTTGTGACTATTGTTttcatttatgttatttttaatatctgtTGTGTTGTGTTTATACTCTCGGCCATTAGAGTTGTTTCAGCAGTGCTTGATTTTGATTGTGTAAGGAGACTTGCtatctttgttttatttgtaacagAAAGATCCCCAAATGAAGCATTTCACTGCTTGCACTGCAAGATCAAGCAGTAAGGCAATCAACCAGACCCTTTCCAAGCGAGAGTTCATCTTCGCAATGGAAATCTCCAGTTTGGATGGCTCGTTTTAGTGGCCAAAACTCAATGATTCTGTCAGCCTGCTCTTTTCTGTGTTCTTCCCAACTGATGTCACTAGCATCCGGCATTCCCTTCCACTACCTTGAAacgataaataaaataaattagtcatgaCCTCAGAATCAGAAAATTATCtgcttcaaaatataaatatgatcTTAAGGCTGATTTAACAATTATGTTAGTGTTACACACCTTTGCACCGGCGAACAAAGATGGCTGATTCCGGTACCCATCACAGCGATCATCATCCAGCTTTAAAGAATCGCCAGCGTCGATCAGCAGCCCGTCGGCAGGGACACAATCGCCTAGCCCCAGCTCGATTATATCACCAACTACCACTTGAGAAACTGGTTGCGAATGAAATTCCCCATTTCTCAAAATCTTCACAGTTTTTTTCGCTTTCCTGGGCAACGTCCTCGTCCTTCTAGCATTCGCAGACCTGAAAATGGCTCCAAAGTTAACCGCTATGAATATGGGAAGAAGTACGATGGCCCCATCAAGAAAACCTTCTCGAAGCCCATTCCTTTTTATCCCAATCACAGTAGAGATCGCTGCACAGCCAAGGGCGGATCCAGCAatttggggtggggtggggtgggctAGGGCTGGGTCAGGGGTGGTCTGAAATGAATTTAGGCTTGACTTTTACATTagaattttaatctttttgtggGCTACCCTGGGCTTCAGCCCAAGACAGCTCATATTTGAATCCGCCCCTGTGCACAGCACAGCAGGAGGATAACTGTTGAATCTTTGAGAGCTTCGAGAATGAGTTGGTGGAATCCTTTAGCGTCGACAAGAGAAGGCCGATGTTCCAAAGCGTTGGATTCGAATGCTAGGGTTCTTCGGTCAAGGTCTGCAGAGGTTCCAGATATTCCAGAATCAATGTTGGTGTCTAAAGCAGCAACAATTTCAGGATGTTCTTGGCTTGAACCAGTCTTTGTGGGCTTATTGTGAAGAAATTGGAGCCATCTTCCATAATGTTTGAGCAACTAGGGAATGGCTAAACTTGGGCCCAAAAATTGGAAATGAATGGATTGAAGATAATGGAGCGGTGATGTTGGCTAGGTTTTATACTGAtccttaaatttttaacttaattaatttaagttcaacaatttttaaaattttatttaaattcatttatttacttaaCAAAGAAGTAAACATAGCAAAAGATTTGTTTCATACACAATGTAAAAAGCAAAAGATTTGGGTGCAAAAGTataataataacttaattataaaaacaatATGTGTATTATTGTTTTTGACCTCTCCTCTTCTGCTCATCTAGGTCTACCTTAAAAGTAAGATAGGAAATTGGATGGAAGTGAGttaattaattactataatATTAATTGATGATTCCATGCCCAATATTGTCGTGTCTCAAAATTTCCTTGCCGACCAATATGAAATAAAGAACTTTGATAAAGACATTTCTCACAAATAGggatgttcaaaaaaatcgatgcACTGCAAAAATCGGTCAAACTGAACTAAACTAGATCGAATCAgtcgattttttatttttgcggttgaAAACGGTTTGAATGATGTACAAACTACGCGATTCGCGGTTTGTATAGTTGACGGTTCGATTTTAAACTGAATCGctcaagaaaatatataaaaagaaactataaaaaaattattagtgattttttattttttacctttgattgtctttatttatcaatgtttgtatctttatttatcatttttaatagcATTTTTAGTGGTTTTAAGGCTTACTTGTACGAAATTTTCAAACCGTGGTAAACCACACCTAAATTAGACGGCGATCTAGTTTGATCAAAAAATTGCACCAATAATTTAGCATGTTAAAAATGATTCAGACTGATAAAATCACATTGCACACCCCATTCAGAAGTATACGTTGACCCTCCCAAGTCATTTTCTTAGTCTTGTAGAGTCAACATACACGAATGAGCTATGCACGTAGACTTGACGGCCAAATCACAGTGTCGGAGGACAAGGATATGGAATATTACTTGCTGATATTATTAACGtgattattattgtaattataactttcttcttttaacaaaatatatagtgactcattccaatttttttttaatagttgaaatataaaagtaaacatttaaattagattgaatttaaaaaaaagaaaattaattaattaattaattcaatctTTGCCTACCTCTGCCACATGCCCTTCTACCATTGCACCCATGTGCCCCGTCATGTCCAAGATGTCACAAGCTTTTCTTTCTTGAGCACCCGCAAATGACAATCCTAGGCATTTGCATAAGCACTTGCTCAAGTCTTTGATGACCTCCCCAGTCACCCGAATAGAGTCGGTCTTGAGTTTTCTAAGGTcaagaacaatttttttttaaatgtacttctttatacaaattaaataaaaaaaataaaagttatcaattaattaattttattaaaattataaaaatttacaaaagataagaaataatttataaaaaaatataaatttataaaaaaattataaatttacaaaagataaggaaaaatttataaaaaataaaattatcaatattttcattttcatctagaTCACCAATTTCTTCATTCACTTCATTCTCATTTTCTACTAATTCTTCCAATTGAATTGGTTATTCacattcatttggtaaattttcatctaaattttcaagTGAAGCATTGGtttgtttaacaaaatatttattcaaatatccTCTTAAACTTTgagcaatttcttcttcttttttctttctttgtctctTGAGATTTCCAAAACATTGTTTATTaggaaatattttcttatttttataataaacacaacacaataaaaaaaataaaactaattaacaaagaacaataaaatctgaattttgaacatattttcTTCCACTTGAAACTTCCAATTATAAAGAACAAGAATCTCAATCAAGTTTTCTATtgaatcaaataataaagaagaaaaagttaatAAAGATATGTATTACAGTTTACAAATTTCTAGGGCagaaaattcctaaaacaaaaaaaaaaaattgacaaatttcCCAATTTGGCATAACAGTATAATTTGACCAAAATCTAGTATACATCACTGGTTTAGCAATAAATATTGTTTCTTATGTAATTGACGTCCCTAATAGTCCAATATAAAAGTACATAACTAAAACTTGAAATATATATCATGGATCTgtattgaaaactaaaaataattgctgaaaattttaaaagactTCAAGACCACGTTCACGGTGAAAATACGATCAAATTGAAGATCAAACGGttagattttacaaaattaataatttattgatatattattgagagaaaattaaaggaagagaaaatagagagaatg encodes:
- the LOC127792309 gene encoding calcium-transporting ATPase 7, plasma membrane-type-like, whose product is MEQYQAKVQNLSASATLGLITTVFLGKTSDLMNLNMEAYKEYGIDIKLVVDDDLNTETLMANNSGIHMEDGIVIERVSEFRNLSKSDQLKMADRIRVMAGSSPSDKLLLLQRLKKKGQVVAVAGASSRDSPVLEEADLGFSVGENAGELAREASDVIIMGHRSVTNIFPILGFGRCVCKNIQKFVQLQLTINISSFTINYILLLSNMREPIGLLELLWVNLIMDIFGALALAQQSPITEIAVDRPNLGEKGSQYLTKRVWTNIVVQACYQVTVVLILYFKGKWILGTNQKVLEAMIFNFYVTCQVIVLINARGIQCGRMKNNMFWVLVAAMAILQVAFMEIMAVLSHMERLDLKQWALCVGIATFSFPLGWVAK